One window of Chloroflexus aggregans DSM 9485 genomic DNA carries:
- a CDS encoding alpha-1,4-glucan--maltose-1-phosphate maltosyltransferase — MTVKAPRARSRRTATPSVPDLAAVGEGRRRVIIEAVEPIIDGGRYPVKRIVGDTITVRCDLFADGHDELAAVVRYRPLGAKAWHEAALRHLVNDRWEGQFPLTSIGRHEFQVVAWIDRFATWVHQLEKRLAAGQDVQVDLQIGAALVGEAARNADGADAAVLHVAEAALIAGDVDTAFAGEIYALMAIHLPRRFATESEIYPITVERERARFSAWYELFPRSTATEPGRHGTFRDVIKRLPYVAELGFDVLYLPPIHPIGHTFRKGKNNSLTAGADDPGSPWAIGNADGGHMSVHPQLGTLDDFRALVDEARKYGIEVALDIAFQCSPDHPYVREHPEWFRARPDGTIQYAENPPKKYQDIYPFDFETDAWQELWQELRQIFVFWIEQGVRIFRVDNPHTKNFRFWEWCLNSLKAEYPDLIFLSEAFTRPKVMYHLAKIGFTQSYTYYTWRTTKAEITQYMRELTTPPVSDLFIPNFWPNTPDILTPQFYRGQRAVFITRAAMAATLTASWGMYGPAYELMEHTPVPGREEYIDNEKYEIRYWNLDAPHSLRGFIAQLNRIRRNHPALHRNDTLRFHRVDIDFHEHEWLLAYSKTSLDGQDIILVVVNLDPDHTHRGWVQVPVADWNLTNIYQAHDLLTDARYQWSGEFNYVELSPAAPVHIFRIRRLRRDERGFEYFA; from the coding sequence ATGACCGTTAAGGCGCCACGCGCTCGCTCGCGCCGCACGGCGACCCCGTCTGTCCCCGACCTGGCTGCCGTTGGCGAGGGTCGGCGGCGGGTAATCATCGAAGCGGTTGAACCGATCATTGATGGCGGACGTTATCCGGTGAAGCGGATCGTCGGCGACACCATCACTGTGCGCTGTGATCTGTTTGCCGACGGTCATGATGAGCTGGCAGCAGTTGTGCGCTACCGTCCACTTGGCGCTAAGGCATGGCATGAAGCAGCGCTACGCCACTTAGTCAATGATCGTTGGGAAGGACAATTTCCGCTCACGAGCATCGGTCGTCACGAGTTTCAGGTTGTGGCATGGATCGACCGCTTTGCGACGTGGGTGCATCAGCTCGAAAAGCGGTTAGCAGCCGGTCAAGATGTGCAGGTTGATTTGCAGATTGGGGCCGCGCTGGTCGGTGAAGCAGCACGGAATGCCGATGGCGCTGACGCGGCCGTCCTGCATGTTGCCGAGGCGGCACTGATTGCCGGCGATGTCGATACGGCCTTTGCCGGCGAGATTTATGCGCTGATGGCCATCCATCTCCCACGCCGTTTTGCCACCGAATCGGAGATCTACCCGATCACGGTCGAACGGGAGCGCGCACGGTTTTCGGCGTGGTACGAACTCTTCCCCCGCTCGACGGCGACCGAGCCGGGACGACACGGTACCTTCCGTGATGTGATCAAGCGGCTCCCCTACGTTGCCGAACTCGGATTTGATGTGCTCTACTTGCCACCGATCCATCCGATTGGGCACACCTTCCGCAAAGGCAAGAATAATAGCCTCACCGCCGGCGCCGACGATCCGGGCAGCCCGTGGGCGATTGGCAACGCCGATGGCGGACATATGAGCGTTCACCCTCAGTTGGGTACGCTCGACGATTTTCGTGCGTTGGTGGATGAAGCCCGTAAGTATGGGATTGAGGTCGCCCTCGATATTGCGTTTCAATGCTCACCCGACCATCCATACGTGCGTGAACATCCAGAATGGTTCCGCGCACGCCCCGACGGTACCATTCAGTATGCCGAGAATCCACCCAAGAAGTACCAAGATATTTATCCGTTCGATTTTGAGACGGATGCGTGGCAGGAGTTGTGGCAAGAACTGCGTCAAATTTTCGTCTTCTGGATCGAGCAGGGAGTACGCATTTTTCGCGTTGATAATCCGCACACCAAAAACTTTCGATTTTGGGAGTGGTGCCTCAACTCGCTGAAAGCTGAATATCCTGATCTGATCTTTCTCTCGGAAGCGTTTACACGCCCGAAGGTGATGTATCATCTGGCGAAAATTGGTTTTACCCAGAGTTATACGTACTATACATGGCGTACCACCAAGGCCGAAATCACGCAGTACATGCGTGAACTGACGACGCCACCGGTCAGTGATCTGTTCATTCCCAACTTTTGGCCTAATACACCCGATATCCTTACCCCTCAGTTCTACCGAGGGCAACGCGCGGTATTCATCACCCGCGCTGCAATGGCAGCTACGCTCACGGCCAGTTGGGGCATGTACGGCCCGGCGTATGAGTTGATGGAACACACGCCGGTACCCGGCCGTGAAGAGTACATCGACAACGAGAAGTACGAAATTCGGTACTGGAATCTTGATGCGCCGCACAGTCTGCGTGGCTTCATCGCGCAACTCAATCGAATTCGGCGCAACCACCCGGCCCTCCACCGCAACGACACCCTACGCTTTCATCGCGTTGATATTGATTTTCACGAGCACGAGTGGTTGCTGGCCTACAGTAAGACCTCGCTCGACGGGCAAGATATTATTCTGGTAGTGGTTAATCTCGACCCGGATCACACCCATCGAGGTTGGGTACAGGTACCGGTAGCCGATTGGAACCTTACCAACATCTATCAGGCCCATGACCTGTTAACCGACGCTCGCTATCAGTGGTCGGGCGAATTTAACTATGTCGAACTTAGTCCGGCAGCTCCGGTGCATATTTTCCGCATTCGCCGCCTCCGCCGCGACGAGCGAGGGTTTGAGTACTTTGCCTGA